Proteins encoded by one window of Synechococcus sp. WH 7805:
- a CDS encoding Stf0 family sulfotransferase: MINLIIAATQRCGSTMILEDLRNAKVFGLPEEYFIPWYNSEKIINVKRELEHINRKSRGANNFSSVKIMADQLKCIDRKLSGSKLTPSGQNGSQFMPCVAELFRKSYWVYVKRDDVLRQAISRHMSIETKINHATQNNTDSHFAGNLLKGYTASYNESARYDFQKIKRHCGNIVMENIIWANFFKVNKICPLTLTYEQLCSDNSFAYLNRIAGFIGVDFKVDSISFPRRQMVKLSNRKNDNWYFKFLADINGK; encoded by the coding sequence ATGATAAATTTAATTATTGCGGCTACGCAGCGATGTGGGTCGACGATGATCCTCGAGGATTTGAGGAATGCAAAAGTCTTTGGTTTGCCCGAGGAATACTTTATACCATGGTACAATAGTGAAAAAATAATTAATGTAAAGCGAGAGCTAGAGCATATTAATCGAAAGTCGAGAGGGGCGAATAATTTCTCCTCTGTGAAAATCATGGCTGATCAGTTGAAATGTATCGACCGTAAGCTTTCAGGCTCTAAACTTACTCCGTCAGGGCAAAATGGCTCGCAGTTTATGCCATGTGTAGCGGAACTATTCAGAAAATCATATTGGGTTTATGTAAAGCGTGACGATGTTTTGAGGCAAGCAATCAGTAGGCATATGTCAATTGAAACCAAGATTAACCACGCGACGCAAAATAATACAGATAGTCATTTTGCGGGGAATTTGTTAAAAGGCTATACCGCTTCATATAATGAAAGTGCGCGGTATGATTTTCAAAAAATTAAGCGTCATTGCGGCAATATTGTTATGGAAAATATTATCTGGGCGAACTTCTTTAAAGTGAATAAGATATGCCCATTGACTTTGACCTACGAACAGTTATGCTCTGATAATAGCTTTGCGTATTTGAATAGAATCGCTGGCTTTATTGGTGTCGATTTTAAAGTTGATAGTATCTCATTTCCTCGGCGTCAGATGGTGAAGCTTTCTAATCGGAAAAACGACAATTGGTATTTTAAGTTTCTTGCAGATATCAATGGCAAGTGA